Proteins co-encoded in one Acanthopagrus latus isolate v.2019 chromosome 10, fAcaLat1.1, whole genome shotgun sequence genomic window:
- the LOC119027149 gene encoding oxysterol-binding protein 1-like isoform X3 — translation MSEPKTPTPVPAGDTYKGWVFKWTNYIKGYQRRWFVLSNGLLSYYRTQAEMGHTCRGTINLATATITVDDACNFVISNGGAQTYHLKASCEVERQRWITALELAKAKAARMQAESDDSGDDFSPSSPPQAPGQGGGSQNTEVQSALRTLGSKVEDLSTCNDLISKHGSALQRSLSELDSLRLTGEAGDKIRQVTERATLFRITSNAMINACRDFLALAQAHSKRWQKALQAERDQRVRLEETLEQLAKQHNHLERAFRGAAQANATADNKSSAGPGKGEASDEDDDNEFFDAMEEAPEFITVPADPQFHKRSSSNVSGFNSEMCPDDQSLNEEPLAMNQESPSQELVPLKKRRTRIADKPNYSLNLWSIMKNCIGKELSKIPMPVNFNEPISMLQRLSEDLEYHELLDKASKCQSSLEQMCYVAAFSVSSYSTTVHRTGKPFNPLLGETYELDRRRESGYRSLCEQVSHHPPAAAHHVISDRGWTLRQEITVASKFRGKYLSIMPLGTIHAIFEKGNNHYTWKKVTTTVHNIIVGKLWIDQSGEIDVVNHTTGDRCHLKFAPYSYFSRDVARKVTGVVMDKDGKAHYVLSGTWDEKMEFSRVMQSSRGGENGTEGKQKTVYQTLKAREVWRRNPLPKQRIQSVRDIQFREVQCRQIRLRKTLLKEIQTTG, via the exons ATGTCGGAGCCCAAGACCCCCACTCCCGTCCCTGCTGGAGACACATACAAAGGATGGGTGTTCAAGTGGACAAATTACATCAAGGGTTATCAGCGGAGGTGGTTTGTCCTGAGCAACGGGCTGTTGTCATATTACAG GACCCAGGCAGAGATGGGCCACACGTGTCGAGGCACAATCAACTTGGCCACAGCCACCATCACTGTGGACGATGCGTGCAACTTTGTCATCTCCAATGGCGGTGCTCAGACGTACCACCTGAAGGCCAGCTGTGAGGTGGAACGCCAGCGCTGGATCACTGCCCTGGAACTGGCCAAAGCCAAGGCAGCCCGCATGCAGGCTGAGTCag ATGACTCGGGGGATGACTTCTCTCCATCATCCCCGCCGCAGGCACCTGGACAAGGTGGCGGGTCACAGAACACCGAAGTCCAGTCTGCTCTCAGAACACTAGGCAGCAAAGTGGAGGATCTCAGCACATGTAACGACCTGATCTCAAAGCACGGCTCTGCCCTCCAGAG ATCTTTATCAGAACTGGACAGTTTGCGTCTGACTGGAGAGGCCGGGGACAAGATTCGGCAGGTGACAGAGAGAGCCACACTGTTCCGCATCACCTCTAATGCCATGATTAAC GCGTGCCGAGACTTCCTAGCACTGGCTCAGGCTCACAGCAAGCGGTGGCAGAAGGCCCTTCAAGCAGAACGGGACCAGCGGGTGAGGCTGGAGGAGACTTTAGAGCAACTTGCCAAGCAGCACAACCACCTCGAGCGAGCGTTCAGAGGGGCGGCACAAGCTAATGCTACTGCAGACAATAAAA GTTCTGCTGGGCCGGGAAAAGGCGAGGCCAGTGATGAGGATGACGACAACGAGTTCTTTGATGCCATGGAAGAGGCTCCTGAGTTTATCACTGTACCGGCAGATCCACAGTTCCACAA AAGGTCGAGCAGTAATGTCAGCGGTTTCAACAGTGAGATGTGTCCTGATGATCAATCG CTTAACGAGGAGCCTCTAGCGATGAACCAGGAATCCCCCTCTCAGGAGTTAGTGCCCTTAAAGAAGAGGCGGACACGCATTGCGGACAAACCTAACTACTCTCTCAACCTGTGGAGCATCATGAAGAACTGCATTGGGAAAGAGCTGTCCAAGATCCCGATGCCT GTGAACTTCAACGAGCCCATTTCCATGCTGCAGCGGCTGTCGGAAGACCTAGAGTACCACGAGCTGCTGGACAAAGCTTCCAAATGCCAGAGCTCGCTGGAGCAAATGTGCTACGTGGCTGCCTTCTCTGTATCATCATACTCCACCACTGTCCACCGCACAGGCAAGCCCTTCAACCCTCTGCTAGGAGAGACGTACGAGCTGGACCGCCGGAGAGAGAGCGGCTACCGCTCCCTCTGTGAGCAG GTGAGTCATCACCCACCTGCAGCAGCGCATCATGTGATTTCTGACCGTGGCTGGACTCTGAGGCAGGAAATCACCGTTGCAAGCAAGTTCAGGGGCAAATACCTGTCCATCATGCCTTTAG GCACGATTCATGCAATCTTTGAAAAGGGCAACAACCACTACACATGGAAGAAAGTTACAACCACAGTGCACAACATTATCGTGGGAAAACTATGGATCGATCAG TCTGGAGAGATCGACGTAGTGAACCACACCACTGGAGACCGCTGCCACTTGAAGTTTGCTCCTTACAGCTACTTCTCCAGAGACGTAGCCAGGAAG GTGACAGGCGTGGTTATGGACAAGGATGGCAAGGCCCACTATGTGCTGTCGGGTACGTGGGACGAGAAGATGGAGTTTTCACGGGTGATGCAGAGCAGCCGAGGAGGGGAGAATGGCACTGAGGGCAAACAGAAGACTGTCTATCAAACCCTCAAAGCCAGagaggtgtggaggaggaacCCACTACC GAAGCAGAGGATACAGTCAGTCAGGGACATCCAGTTCAGAGAGGTCCAATGCAGACAGATCCGGCTCAGAAAGACCCTGCTCAAGGAGATCCAGACAACCGGATAG
- the LOC119027149 gene encoding oxysterol-binding protein 1-like isoform X2, which yields MSEPKTPTPVPAGDTYKGWVFKWTNYIKGYQRRWFVLSNGLLSYYRTQAEMGHTCRGTINLATATITVDDACNFVISNGGAQTYHLKASCEVERQRWITALELAKAKAARMQAESDDSGDDFSPSSPPQAPGQGGGSQNTEVQSALRTLGSKVEDLSTCNDLISKHGSALQRSLSELDSLRLTGEAGDKIRQVTERATLFRITSNAMINACRDFLALAQAHSKRWQKALQAERDQRVRLEETLEQLAKQHNHLERAFRGAAQANATADNKSSAGPGKGEASDEDDDNEFFDAMEEAPEFITVPADPQFHKRSSSNVSGFNSEMCPDDQSLNEEPLAMNQESPSQELVPLKKRRTRIADKPNYSLNLWSIMKNCIGKELSKIPMPVNFNEPISMLQRLSEDLEYHELLDKASKCQSSLEQMCYVAAFSVSSYSTTVHRTGKPFNPLLGETYELDRRRESGYRSLCEQVSHHPPAAAHHVISDRGWTLRQEITVASKFRGKYLSIMPLGTIHAIFEKGNNHYTWKKVTTTVHNIIVGKLWIDQSGEIDVVNHTTGDRCHLKFAPYSYFSRDVARKVTGVVMDKDGKAHYVLSGTWDEKMEFSRVMQSSRGGENGTEGKQKTVYQTLKAREVWRRNPLPEGAETMYYFTDLALTLNEPEEGVAPTDSRRRPDQRLMEDGRWDEANSEKQRLEEKQRIARREREREAASQRTSSQSEDSAPHENYQALWFERCEDRITGEQVHIYKGGYWEAKERGSFEGCPDIF from the exons ATGTCGGAGCCCAAGACCCCCACTCCCGTCCCTGCTGGAGACACATACAAAGGATGGGTGTTCAAGTGGACAAATTACATCAAGGGTTATCAGCGGAGGTGGTTTGTCCTGAGCAACGGGCTGTTGTCATATTACAG GACCCAGGCAGAGATGGGCCACACGTGTCGAGGCACAATCAACTTGGCCACAGCCACCATCACTGTGGACGATGCGTGCAACTTTGTCATCTCCAATGGCGGTGCTCAGACGTACCACCTGAAGGCCAGCTGTGAGGTGGAACGCCAGCGCTGGATCACTGCCCTGGAACTGGCCAAAGCCAAGGCAGCCCGCATGCAGGCTGAGTCag ATGACTCGGGGGATGACTTCTCTCCATCATCCCCGCCGCAGGCACCTGGACAAGGTGGCGGGTCACAGAACACCGAAGTCCAGTCTGCTCTCAGAACACTAGGCAGCAAAGTGGAGGATCTCAGCACATGTAACGACCTGATCTCAAAGCACGGCTCTGCCCTCCAGAG ATCTTTATCAGAACTGGACAGTTTGCGTCTGACTGGAGAGGCCGGGGACAAGATTCGGCAGGTGACAGAGAGAGCCACACTGTTCCGCATCACCTCTAATGCCATGATTAAC GCGTGCCGAGACTTCCTAGCACTGGCTCAGGCTCACAGCAAGCGGTGGCAGAAGGCCCTTCAAGCAGAACGGGACCAGCGGGTGAGGCTGGAGGAGACTTTAGAGCAACTTGCCAAGCAGCACAACCACCTCGAGCGAGCGTTCAGAGGGGCGGCACAAGCTAATGCTACTGCAGACAATAAAA GTTCTGCTGGGCCGGGAAAAGGCGAGGCCAGTGATGAGGATGACGACAACGAGTTCTTTGATGCCATGGAAGAGGCTCCTGAGTTTATCACTGTACCGGCAGATCCACAGTTCCACAA AAGGTCGAGCAGTAATGTCAGCGGTTTCAACAGTGAGATGTGTCCTGATGATCAATCG CTTAACGAGGAGCCTCTAGCGATGAACCAGGAATCCCCCTCTCAGGAGTTAGTGCCCTTAAAGAAGAGGCGGACACGCATTGCGGACAAACCTAACTACTCTCTCAACCTGTGGAGCATCATGAAGAACTGCATTGGGAAAGAGCTGTCCAAGATCCCGATGCCT GTGAACTTCAACGAGCCCATTTCCATGCTGCAGCGGCTGTCGGAAGACCTAGAGTACCACGAGCTGCTGGACAAAGCTTCCAAATGCCAGAGCTCGCTGGAGCAAATGTGCTACGTGGCTGCCTTCTCTGTATCATCATACTCCACCACTGTCCACCGCACAGGCAAGCCCTTCAACCCTCTGCTAGGAGAGACGTACGAGCTGGACCGCCGGAGAGAGAGCGGCTACCGCTCCCTCTGTGAGCAG GTGAGTCATCACCCACCTGCAGCAGCGCATCATGTGATTTCTGACCGTGGCTGGACTCTGAGGCAGGAAATCACCGTTGCAAGCAAGTTCAGGGGCAAATACCTGTCCATCATGCCTTTAG GCACGATTCATGCAATCTTTGAAAAGGGCAACAACCACTACACATGGAAGAAAGTTACAACCACAGTGCACAACATTATCGTGGGAAAACTATGGATCGATCAG TCTGGAGAGATCGACGTAGTGAACCACACCACTGGAGACCGCTGCCACTTGAAGTTTGCTCCTTACAGCTACTTCTCCAGAGACGTAGCCAGGAAG GTGACAGGCGTGGTTATGGACAAGGATGGCAAGGCCCACTATGTGCTGTCGGGTACGTGGGACGAGAAGATGGAGTTTTCACGGGTGATGCAGAGCAGCCGAGGAGGGGAGAATGGCACTGAGGGCAAACAGAAGACTGTCTATCAAACCCTCAAAGCCAGagaggtgtggaggaggaacCCACTACC TGAGGGAGCAGAGACCATGTACTACTTCACTGACTTGGCGTTGACTCTAAATGAGCCAGAGGAGGGCGTGGCGCCCACCGACAGCCGTCGCAGGCCCGACCAGCGCCTGATGGAGGATGGCCGCTGGGACGAAGCCAACTCGGAGAAGCAGCggctggaggagaagcagcGCATTgccaggagggagagagagagagaggctgcaagCCAACGTACCTCGAGCCAATCAGAAGACA GCGCACCTCATGAGAACTACCAGGCACTTTGGTTTGAGCGCTGTGAGGACCGGatcacaggtgagcaggtccATATCTATAAGGGAGGCTACTGGGAAGCGAAGGAACGTGGCAGCTTTGAGGGCTGTCCAGACATATTTTGA
- the LOC119027149 gene encoding oxysterol-binding protein 1-like isoform X1 — protein sequence MSEPKTPTPVPAGDTYKGWVFKWTNYIKGYQRRWFVLSNGLLSYYRTQAEMGHTCRGTINLATATITVDDACNFVISNGGAQTYHLKASCEVERQRWITALELAKAKAARMQAESDDSGDDFSPSSPPQAPGQGGGSQNTEVQSALRTLGSKVEDLSTCNDLISKHGSALQRSLSELDSLRLTGEAGDKIRQVTERATLFRITSNAMINACRDFLALAQAHSKRWQKALQAERDQRVRLEETLEQLAKQHNHLERAFRGAAQANATADNKSSAGPGKGEASDEDDDNEFFDAMEEAPEFITVPADPQFHKRSSSNVSGFNSEMCPDDQSLNEEPLAMNQESPSQELVPLKKRRTRIADKPNYSLNLWSIMKNCIGKELSKIPMPVNFNEPISMLQRLSEDLEYHELLDKASKCQSSLEQMCYVAAFSVSSYSTTVHRTGKPFNPLLGETYELDRRRESGYRSLCEQVSHHPPAAAHHVISDRGWTLRQEITVASKFRGKYLSIMPLGTIHAIFEKGNNHYTWKKVTTTVHNIIVGKLWIDQSGEIDVVNHTTGDRCHLKFAPYSYFSRDVARKVTGVVMDKDGKAHYVLSGTWDEKMEFSRVMQSSRGGENGTEGKQKTVYQTLKAREVWRRNPLPEGAETMYYFTDLALTLNEPEEGVAPTDSRRRPDQRLMEDGRWDEANSEKQRLEEKQRIARREREREAASQRTSSQSEDTVDEDSLTDPSLKSAPHENYQALWFERCEDRITGEQVHIYKGGYWEAKERGSFEGCPDIF from the exons ATGTCGGAGCCCAAGACCCCCACTCCCGTCCCTGCTGGAGACACATACAAAGGATGGGTGTTCAAGTGGACAAATTACATCAAGGGTTATCAGCGGAGGTGGTTTGTCCTGAGCAACGGGCTGTTGTCATATTACAG GACCCAGGCAGAGATGGGCCACACGTGTCGAGGCACAATCAACTTGGCCACAGCCACCATCACTGTGGACGATGCGTGCAACTTTGTCATCTCCAATGGCGGTGCTCAGACGTACCACCTGAAGGCCAGCTGTGAGGTGGAACGCCAGCGCTGGATCACTGCCCTGGAACTGGCCAAAGCCAAGGCAGCCCGCATGCAGGCTGAGTCag ATGACTCGGGGGATGACTTCTCTCCATCATCCCCGCCGCAGGCACCTGGACAAGGTGGCGGGTCACAGAACACCGAAGTCCAGTCTGCTCTCAGAACACTAGGCAGCAAAGTGGAGGATCTCAGCACATGTAACGACCTGATCTCAAAGCACGGCTCTGCCCTCCAGAG ATCTTTATCAGAACTGGACAGTTTGCGTCTGACTGGAGAGGCCGGGGACAAGATTCGGCAGGTGACAGAGAGAGCCACACTGTTCCGCATCACCTCTAATGCCATGATTAAC GCGTGCCGAGACTTCCTAGCACTGGCTCAGGCTCACAGCAAGCGGTGGCAGAAGGCCCTTCAAGCAGAACGGGACCAGCGGGTGAGGCTGGAGGAGACTTTAGAGCAACTTGCCAAGCAGCACAACCACCTCGAGCGAGCGTTCAGAGGGGCGGCACAAGCTAATGCTACTGCAGACAATAAAA GTTCTGCTGGGCCGGGAAAAGGCGAGGCCAGTGATGAGGATGACGACAACGAGTTCTTTGATGCCATGGAAGAGGCTCCTGAGTTTATCACTGTACCGGCAGATCCACAGTTCCACAA AAGGTCGAGCAGTAATGTCAGCGGTTTCAACAGTGAGATGTGTCCTGATGATCAATCG CTTAACGAGGAGCCTCTAGCGATGAACCAGGAATCCCCCTCTCAGGAGTTAGTGCCCTTAAAGAAGAGGCGGACACGCATTGCGGACAAACCTAACTACTCTCTCAACCTGTGGAGCATCATGAAGAACTGCATTGGGAAAGAGCTGTCCAAGATCCCGATGCCT GTGAACTTCAACGAGCCCATTTCCATGCTGCAGCGGCTGTCGGAAGACCTAGAGTACCACGAGCTGCTGGACAAAGCTTCCAAATGCCAGAGCTCGCTGGAGCAAATGTGCTACGTGGCTGCCTTCTCTGTATCATCATACTCCACCACTGTCCACCGCACAGGCAAGCCCTTCAACCCTCTGCTAGGAGAGACGTACGAGCTGGACCGCCGGAGAGAGAGCGGCTACCGCTCCCTCTGTGAGCAG GTGAGTCATCACCCACCTGCAGCAGCGCATCATGTGATTTCTGACCGTGGCTGGACTCTGAGGCAGGAAATCACCGTTGCAAGCAAGTTCAGGGGCAAATACCTGTCCATCATGCCTTTAG GCACGATTCATGCAATCTTTGAAAAGGGCAACAACCACTACACATGGAAGAAAGTTACAACCACAGTGCACAACATTATCGTGGGAAAACTATGGATCGATCAG TCTGGAGAGATCGACGTAGTGAACCACACCACTGGAGACCGCTGCCACTTGAAGTTTGCTCCTTACAGCTACTTCTCCAGAGACGTAGCCAGGAAG GTGACAGGCGTGGTTATGGACAAGGATGGCAAGGCCCACTATGTGCTGTCGGGTACGTGGGACGAGAAGATGGAGTTTTCACGGGTGATGCAGAGCAGCCGAGGAGGGGAGAATGGCACTGAGGGCAAACAGAAGACTGTCTATCAAACCCTCAAAGCCAGagaggtgtggaggaggaacCCACTACC TGAGGGAGCAGAGACCATGTACTACTTCACTGACTTGGCGTTGACTCTAAATGAGCCAGAGGAGGGCGTGGCGCCCACCGACAGCCGTCGCAGGCCCGACCAGCGCCTGATGGAGGATGGCCGCTGGGACGAAGCCAACTCGGAGAAGCAGCggctggaggagaagcagcGCATTgccaggagggagagagagagagaggctgcaagCCAACGTACCTCGAGCCAATCAGAAGACA CTGTCGATGAGGACTCTCTTACTGATCCGTCCTTAAAAA GCGCACCTCATGAGAACTACCAGGCACTTTGGTTTGAGCGCTGTGAGGACCGGatcacaggtgagcaggtccATATCTATAAGGGAGGCTACTGGGAAGCGAAGGAACGTGGCAGCTTTGAGGGCTGTCCAGACATATTTTGA
- the LOC119027149 gene encoding oxysterol-binding protein 1-like isoform X4 produces the protein MSEPKTPTPVPAGDTYKGWVFKWTNYIKGYQRRWFVLSNGLLSYYRTQAEMGHTCRGTINLATATITVDDACNFVISNGGAQTYHLKASCEVERQRWITALELAKAKAARMQAESDDSGDDFSPSSPPQAPGQGGGSQNTEVQSALRTLGSKVEDLSTCNDLISKHGSALQRSLSELDSLRLTGEAGDKIRQVTERATLFRITSNAMINACRDFLALAQAHSKRWQKALQAERDQRVRLEETLEQLAKQHNHLERAFRGAAQANATADNKSSAGPGKGEASDEDDDNEFFDAMEEAPEFITVPADPQFHKRSSSNVSGFNSEMCPDDQSLNEEPLAMNQESPSQELVPLKKRRTRIADKPNYSLNLWSIMKNCIGKELSKIPMPVNFNEPISMLQRLSEDLEYHELLDKASKCQSSLEQMCYVAAFSVSSYSTTVHRTGKPFNPLLGETYELDRRRESGYRSLCEQVSHHPPAAAHHVISDRGWTLRQEITVASKFRGKYLSIMPLGTIHAIFEKGNNHYTWKKVTTTVHNIIVGKLWIDQSGEIDVVNHTTGDRCHLKFAPYSYFSRDVARKVTGVVMDKDGKAHYVLSGTWDEKMEFSRVMQSSRGGENGTEGKQKTVYQTLKAREVWRRNPLPCDFIH, from the exons ATGTCGGAGCCCAAGACCCCCACTCCCGTCCCTGCTGGAGACACATACAAAGGATGGGTGTTCAAGTGGACAAATTACATCAAGGGTTATCAGCGGAGGTGGTTTGTCCTGAGCAACGGGCTGTTGTCATATTACAG GACCCAGGCAGAGATGGGCCACACGTGTCGAGGCACAATCAACTTGGCCACAGCCACCATCACTGTGGACGATGCGTGCAACTTTGTCATCTCCAATGGCGGTGCTCAGACGTACCACCTGAAGGCCAGCTGTGAGGTGGAACGCCAGCGCTGGATCACTGCCCTGGAACTGGCCAAAGCCAAGGCAGCCCGCATGCAGGCTGAGTCag ATGACTCGGGGGATGACTTCTCTCCATCATCCCCGCCGCAGGCACCTGGACAAGGTGGCGGGTCACAGAACACCGAAGTCCAGTCTGCTCTCAGAACACTAGGCAGCAAAGTGGAGGATCTCAGCACATGTAACGACCTGATCTCAAAGCACGGCTCTGCCCTCCAGAG ATCTTTATCAGAACTGGACAGTTTGCGTCTGACTGGAGAGGCCGGGGACAAGATTCGGCAGGTGACAGAGAGAGCCACACTGTTCCGCATCACCTCTAATGCCATGATTAAC GCGTGCCGAGACTTCCTAGCACTGGCTCAGGCTCACAGCAAGCGGTGGCAGAAGGCCCTTCAAGCAGAACGGGACCAGCGGGTGAGGCTGGAGGAGACTTTAGAGCAACTTGCCAAGCAGCACAACCACCTCGAGCGAGCGTTCAGAGGGGCGGCACAAGCTAATGCTACTGCAGACAATAAAA GTTCTGCTGGGCCGGGAAAAGGCGAGGCCAGTGATGAGGATGACGACAACGAGTTCTTTGATGCCATGGAAGAGGCTCCTGAGTTTATCACTGTACCGGCAGATCCACAGTTCCACAA AAGGTCGAGCAGTAATGTCAGCGGTTTCAACAGTGAGATGTGTCCTGATGATCAATCG CTTAACGAGGAGCCTCTAGCGATGAACCAGGAATCCCCCTCTCAGGAGTTAGTGCCCTTAAAGAAGAGGCGGACACGCATTGCGGACAAACCTAACTACTCTCTCAACCTGTGGAGCATCATGAAGAACTGCATTGGGAAAGAGCTGTCCAAGATCCCGATGCCT GTGAACTTCAACGAGCCCATTTCCATGCTGCAGCGGCTGTCGGAAGACCTAGAGTACCACGAGCTGCTGGACAAAGCTTCCAAATGCCAGAGCTCGCTGGAGCAAATGTGCTACGTGGCTGCCTTCTCTGTATCATCATACTCCACCACTGTCCACCGCACAGGCAAGCCCTTCAACCCTCTGCTAGGAGAGACGTACGAGCTGGACCGCCGGAGAGAGAGCGGCTACCGCTCCCTCTGTGAGCAG GTGAGTCATCACCCACCTGCAGCAGCGCATCATGTGATTTCTGACCGTGGCTGGACTCTGAGGCAGGAAATCACCGTTGCAAGCAAGTTCAGGGGCAAATACCTGTCCATCATGCCTTTAG GCACGATTCATGCAATCTTTGAAAAGGGCAACAACCACTACACATGGAAGAAAGTTACAACCACAGTGCACAACATTATCGTGGGAAAACTATGGATCGATCAG TCTGGAGAGATCGACGTAGTGAACCACACCACTGGAGACCGCTGCCACTTGAAGTTTGCTCCTTACAGCTACTTCTCCAGAGACGTAGCCAGGAAG GTGACAGGCGTGGTTATGGACAAGGATGGCAAGGCCCACTATGTGCTGTCGGGTACGTGGGACGAGAAGATGGAGTTTTCACGGGTGATGCAGAGCAGCCGAGGAGGGGAGAATGGCACTGAGGGCAAACAGAAGACTGTCTATCAAACCCTCAAAGCCAGagaggtgtggaggaggaacCCACTACC GTGTGATTTCATACACTGA